GcgaggcggcggcgccgggcaCCGTGGTGGCCCTCTTCAGCGTCTCGGACCGCGACTCGGAGGAGAACGGGCAGGTGACGTGCGAGCTGCTGCAGGGCGACGCGCCCTTCCGCCTCAAGAGCTCCTTCAAGAACTACTACACCATCGTCACCGAGGGGCCGCTGGACCGCGAGCAGCCGGGCGGCGACGCCTACACCCTCACCGTGGTGGCCCGGGACCGCGGGCAGCCGCCGCTGAGCACCAGCAAGTCCATCCAGGTGCGGGTGAgcgacgtgaacgacaacgcgccgcgCTTCAGCCAGCCCGTCTACCAGGTCTACGTGAGCGAGAACAACGTGCCCGGCGCCTACATCTACGCCGTCAGCGCCACCGACCGGGACCAGGGCGCCAACGCCCAGCTCTCCTACTCCATCCTGGAGAGCCAGATCCAGGGCATGTCCGTCTTCACCTACGTCTCCATCAACTCCGAGAACGGCTTCCTCTACGCCCTCCGCTCCTTCGACTACGAGCAGCTCAAGGAGTTCAGCTTCCAGGTGGAGGCCCGCGACGCCGGCGAGGAGCCGCAGCCGCTGGCCGGCAACGCCACCGTCCACATCGTCGTGGTGGACcagaacgacaacgcgcccgcCATCGTCAGCCCCCTGCCCGGCCGCAACGGCACCCCGGCGCGGGAGGCGCTGCCCCGCGGCGCCGAGCCGGGCTACCTGGTGAGCCGGGTGGCGGCGGTGGACGCCGACGACGGGGAGAACGCCCGCCTCACCTACAGCATCCTGCGGGGCAACGAGGCCAGCCTCTTCCGCATGGACTGGCGCACCGGGGAGCTGCGGACGGCGCGCAGGGTGCCGGCCAAGCGCGACCCGCACCGCCCCTACGAGCTGGTCGTCGAGGTGCGCGACCACGGCCAGCCGCCGCTCTCCTCCACCGCCGCCATCCAGGTGGTGCTGGTGGACGGCGCGGCCgagcggcccggcggcggcggcggcggcggcggcggcggcggcctgggcgcgggggcgggcgcggggggcggcggcggcggcggctcctccggCGAGCATCGCCCCAGCCGCTCCGGCGGGGACACCTCGCTCGAcctcaccctcatcctcatcATCGCCCTGGGCTCCGTCTCCTTCATCTTCCTGCTGGCCATGATCGTCCTGGCCGTGCGCTGCCAGAAGGAGAAGAAGCTCAACATCTACACCTGCCTGGCCAGCGACTGctgcctgggctgctgctgctgctgcccctgctgcAGCCGCCAGGCGCGGGCCCGCAAGAAGAAGCTCAGCAAGTCGGACATCATGCTGGTGCAGAGCTCCAACGTGCCCAGCAACCCGGCGCAGGGGCCGGTGGAGGAGTCGGGCAGCTTCGGCTCGCACCACCACAACCAGAACTACTGCTACCAGGTCTGCCTCACCCCGGAGTCCGCCAAGACCGACCTGATGTTCCTcaagccctgcagcccctcccgcAGCACCGACGCCGAGCACAACCCCTGCGGGGCCATCGTCACCGGCTACGCCGACCAGCAGCCCGACATCATCTCCAACGGCAGCATTTTGTCCAGCGAGGTAAGGCCCGggcgcccccccaccccacggggGAGCGTGGGGGGTGGTTTGGGACCGTGGGGGGCGGTTGGGGACCGTGGGCGGCCGCCGGAGGTCGGCCGTGCCCCGCGCCGCTTTCCCCGAGCCCCCGCGCCGCTTTCCCGTCCTCTCCCGGAGCTCCCGCCCCTCCTCTCCCGGCGGGGAAGACACTTCttgcttcccccttcctcctcctttccccttttaaTCCATTCGCCCGCCGCCTCTCTCCTCCTTGGCCTCGAATATTTGGGAGGCTTCAGCAGCCGGCTGGGGAGAGGCGGGtgcggggcagcccccccccccccgccccgccccggccagcCGCCGGCCCCCTCTCACTCGGGACCAGACACCGGTGCAGccacgcgtgtgtgtgtgtcccccgtgtcccccgtgtccccccccgccgtgtccccccgGTGCCGGTGACCGAAGCTGGCCCCGGCCGGGCAGCATCGGGGCGCAGAGCTCCTGCTGAGCCGTGACCCGCAGGCGGATcgcggggggggcggtgggtgtgggggggtgttacTGCTTTTCCCCGACTCGCTGCCGCTGACAGTAATGAAATGACGTGAGGCGTAATCACAGGGTTTTCTGGAGCAACATTGTAAAactcttgtcttttttcttcctgtaatcTTTGCATGTGCCAGTAAGGCTTTGGGGGAACCCCCCTCTGGGACTGTGACAATCGCTACAGTTAGCAGGAACTTTAATTAATTTGCGAATTAGGGTTTATTAATTGACTTTTCTTTATCTGAACAGCTCTCTATAACCCAAAGCTGAGTTCGCAAAGGAAAGCGTCAAGAAAGAGTTTCCGTGAAATTATATGCAGAGACTTAACGTCCCCTTCTGTTAAACATGTTGCCTATATTGTGTTATCTAGTGCGTAGAGAATTCCTATCAAAGCATATGCCATGCCATAATGCTCCCTGTTAATCATTTCCTACTGGGTTAGCTCATACATGCTCTCAGTACCTCTCTGCCTGCGCGCTAATGAAAACAACACATCCTCTCTTAGCATGAGTACTGAAACCTGAATACTGGCCAGTCTGGCAAAGGCGGTTTGAATGGTATTTCCTAAAGCGTTAAGTTTTGCAGTAAAATTTCTAATACTGGCTTGTAAGATCGACCTTTCCTCAAAACGTCTGTAAAACTCTGTCTCCTGTTGCCTTTCTAAGGACTCGAGGCTATCTCAATGTCTTTTCTTCCATAGGGTGTACCATCTCCCCCTATTTTTAtacactggaattaaaaacagGCTAAAAACTAGATTACAGtaagtttttttttctcagactaaCTAGTGCACAACTCTGGAAATAGTTCTGTTGGTTTTCGTGCGAGTCCTTGTGATGCTCGTCAGCGTGCACTGTGAGAAAAAGTGTTGGAATCTCATCCcaaaaaactcaggaaaaaaccCCTCGTGCCTTTCCATCTGTGCGAATAAgagctgggttttttccccttacatCCTAGAAACAGATTGTGTAGGCCTACTTGCAGCTAAACATTACCATTTACACTGAATATGGTGAGCTGCTCTGGTGTATTTTCTGATGCTGGTTACAGAAATATCAAGAGTTACAATATTtcccaatattttctttttcccagacaAAACATCAGCGTGCTGAGCTCAGTTATCTAGTTGACAGACCCCGACGAGTAAACAGGTATGAGCTCCTTAGCCTTGTTTTCCTAATGCATGCTTTAGCAAGTCTGAATGGGGTGCAGAAATGTGTTTACTGCAGATGTAAAATAGTAGTAAAGCGATGGGAAATTGAATGTATGTAGATGTATTAAATAAAACATTGACAACTGAGTTTGAATTATGGCTTTTCTGAACTGGTTTTAAAACCAactgaaaagagaacaaaatctcattttctaTTAGTCTAAAACGTGCTTTAAATACTTAGGAATACTTCTGTAGGGTCTTCCAGAAAACACTGGTTTCTCTGAGTTAAAAGTTAGCTATCCAGCTTAAGTAAATGCAACCAGATTATTTATACCAATCACATGAAACCCAGGCAGAGTAATAACGCTTACTGCCCGTTTCAGCTAGACTACCAAGGTCTGAAAATGCCAGTTTTGTTTATGGTGGCCAGAGCATCTCTGCAGAAGCAGTGCAGCAGGCAGGAGTGGGTAAATGCAGCACCGTGTTTGGCCATGTGATGGCAGAAGAATGTTTTATGAGCTCCTCTTTCATGTTTATTCTAATGTAAAGATGTTTCTGTGTCTAGTTCTGCATTCCAGGAGGCAGACATAGTAAGCTCTAAGGACAGTGGTCATGGAGACAGTGAGCAAGGAGACAGTGATCATGATGCCACTAATCGAGGTCAATCCTCTGGTAAGTCTGATAAGAGAATGGAAATAGTAGATCTTTAAGTAGGGAGACTAGAAAGAGCAGTTACTTACAGGAATATAATACAAGAGTGGCATAAATAATGTGAGCATATCGCATGGGAGGCTGGGTTTAAGTCAGCTTACTACTACAGTTACCTGGGCAAGGAGACAATTTTGAACCCTTTTCATTCACGGGGcagagtttattttatttatctggggaggggggtggtgggggtggtatgTTATTCTCCATCATTTGCTGTAAGAAAACTTCCTGCACATTAAAACAAAGTTATTGGTACATTTTATagtgcatctttttttaaatggcagattTGCAGAATTTCAGAGCATTAGGCAATTTTGTTTAGTAGGCACTTCAGCTGGCATGGCAGTGTGAAGTGCAGGAGGAGTTCCCAAGGGAAAGAATGAACCCAGTGATTGAATGACAGCCAGACTGTGAGGATTTTTGCTGGCGATAGTGGCGACACATTGGGTGCTCTGAATGTGTAATACCTTAGCATTTTTTGAGGattgttttttaattcaaattgAAGCACCATATAGCAAAAGTGATCTCCATCTTAATGAGGCTAAGGTATTCTTAAGGACACTTCTTTCAGTCCtgacaaaggaaagaaatgctttaaaagacTATGACTTGAATCACCTAGAAAAGATATAGATTGCAGCGTTATTCCCATCTGTCCGGCTTGCTGTCTTTGCTCTCATGCTgtcagttttcttctgaaagggACGTTTGTTTAGAGCTGGTGCATTAGAATTCATTCTCACCCTCACACGGCATTTTAGCCACAACTGCTTGTGCTTTCTTCCCTACCACAGTATCCAAAGGTCTGGTATGTCTTCATTCAATACAGTGATTTCTTTCCCCTTGTTTCCTCTGTGCTCCATCATGTGTAAGGATTTCCGACAAGTGCATCACACAAAATACTGCCAGAGTCTCTCCagtcatgcatttttttcccctgacccTCGTCTTAGAAGATACCAGGGCAAGGGACTCACTACTGTCATAGCAGTGCTGCCTCACCCGCGTGCTCTGTAAACGTCCTCTGTTTTCTTGCTGCTATAGCCACTGTGCCCTTAACGATGGGAAACCCAGGCAccaggggaagaggaggctgctaCAGGGCCCCTTTATATTGCTGCAAGTCATTAATATGCAGACCTAATGAGACTCGAGAAGAGCCAAGAGTCTCCGGAGCTCCCTGCTTCTTGCAGGGCTTCATGCTAAGTGAACAGAGTGTCTATTTTGTGTCTGGGAACCTGACAACAAACCAGGTCTTGCCAGAAGTTTACATCTGAACACAGAGCCTCTTTCATTTTTGGCCTATATATGGCGTATgatttattgttgttttaaaaagccATGTATTTAGCCTCCCCCCACCCTTTCTTTTGCACTGTTTCTGATGCAGCAGTCAGTGCTACCGAGTTATAAAAagctccctctcctcctgccctccctgcattccttttttttttttcttttacgcATTTTACTGCAGCAGTCATCTCAATGAACATTTCAATCAGCTTAGTCCCTCAACATAATGAACCATAATAAccaaacaggagagaaaagaataaaCATCTGCAGAAGGGGCTGGATTTGACTGATGGTGGGAATATAATCGTATAGTTGCACATCAACTGAAAGCTATTTTCTTTTAGATGCATTCAGCGCTGTTATTGTTGTGCCTCTGCTCTTTattctttctctccattttaaaAGTAGTCTGTCTCAGATACGAACACTGGAACTACTGTCAAACTTGGCATTAGTCCTTAGCTGGGTAAATCCTTCATCATTTCTATTTTATCAAACTAGGGGAAAAATCCATTCtatgctttgaaaataatttcaaatcatTTAAGAATCTGATGTGATTTATGAACTTCCATGTCTTCAATGGTGATTATATACAAAGTAATGAGAGCTGACAACTAGATTTGGTCTACTCACAATTAACAGTTTGAACTGAAACCCTAAATACACAGAACTTCCAATTTAATATATTGGTGCTGTGATTTGAGAATAATTTGCATGAACAGGTTTTTGAAATG
The sequence above is drawn from the Strix aluco isolate bStrAlu1 chromosome 4, bStrAlu1.hap1, whole genome shotgun sequence genome and encodes:
- the PCDH10 gene encoding protocadherin-10 isoform X1; this encodes MIVLFLFALLWMVEGALCQLHYTVQEEQEHGTFVGNIAEDLGLDITKLSARRFQTAPNSRSPYLELNLETGVLYVNEKIDREQICKQSPSCLLHLEVFLENPLELFRVEIEVLDINDNPPSFPEPDLTVEISESATPGTRFPLESAFDPDVGTNSLRTYEITPNSYFSLDVQTQGDGNRFAELVLDKPLDREQQAVHRYVLTAVDGGQPQQRTGTALLTVRVLDSNDNVPAFEQPVYTVSLPENSPPGTLVLQLNATDPDEGQNGEVIYSFSSHISARARELFGIAPRTGRLEVSGELDYEESSVYQVYVQAKDLGPNAVPAHCKVLVRVLDANDNAPEISFSTVKEAVSEAAAPGTVVALFSVSDRDSEENGQVTCELLQGDAPFRLKSSFKNYYTIVTEGPLDREQPGGDAYTLTVVARDRGQPPLSTSKSIQVRVSDVNDNAPRFSQPVYQVYVSENNVPGAYIYAVSATDRDQGANAQLSYSILESQIQGMSVFTYVSINSENGFLYALRSFDYEQLKEFSFQVEARDAGEEPQPLAGNATVHIVVVDQNDNAPAIVSPLPGRNGTPAREALPRGAEPGYLVSRVAAVDADDGENARLTYSILRGNEASLFRMDWRTGELRTARRVPAKRDPHRPYELVVEVRDHGQPPLSSTAAIQVVLVDGAAERPGGGGGGGGGGGLGAGAGAGGGGGGGSSGEHRPSRSGGDTSLDLTLILIIALGSVSFIFLLAMIVLAVRCQKEKKLNIYTCLASDCCLGCCCCCPCCSRQARARKKKLSKSDIMLVQSSNVPSNPAQGPVEESGSFGSHHHNQNYCYQVCLTPESAKTDLMFLKPCSPSRSTDAEHNPCGAIVTGYADQQPDIISNGSILSSETKHQRAELSYLVDRPRRVNSSAFQEADIVSSKDSGHGDSEQGDSDHDATNRGQSSGMDLFSNCTEECKALGHSDRCWMPSFVPSDGRQAADYRSNLHVPGMDSVPDTEVFETPEAQPGAERSFSTFGKEKALHNTLERKELDGLLSNTRAPYKPPYLKHGWQQSNPHPTSPSPSPSRVSHPLPGCTATKALAISGSQSGL
- the PCDH10 gene encoding protocadherin-10 isoform X3, which codes for MIVLFLFALLWMVEGALCQLHYTVQEEQEHGTFVGNIAEDLGLDITKLSARRFQTAPNSRSPYLELNLETGVLYVNEKIDREQICKQSPSCLLHLEVFLENPLELFRVEIEVLDINDNPPSFPEPDLTVEISESATPGTRFPLESAFDPDVGTNSLRTYEITPNSYFSLDVQTQGDGNRFAELVLDKPLDREQQAVHRYVLTAVDGGQPQQRTGTALLTVRVLDSNDNVPAFEQPVYTVSLPENSPPGTLVLQLNATDPDEGQNGEVIYSFSSHISARARELFGIAPRTGRLEVSGELDYEESSVYQVYVQAKDLGPNAVPAHCKVLVRVLDANDNAPEISFSTVKEAVSEAAAPGTVVALFSVSDRDSEENGQVTCELLQGDAPFRLKSSFKNYYTIVTEGPLDREQPGGDAYTLTVVARDRGQPPLSTSKSIQVRVSDVNDNAPRFSQPVYQVYVSENNVPGAYIYAVSATDRDQGANAQLSYSILESQIQGMSVFTYVSINSENGFLYALRSFDYEQLKEFSFQVEARDAGEEPQPLAGNATVHIVVVDQNDNAPAIVSPLPGRNGTPAREALPRGAEPGYLVSRVAAVDADDGENARLTYSILRGNEASLFRMDWRTGELRTARRVPAKRDPHRPYELVVEVRDHGQPPLSSTAAIQVVLVDGAAERPGGGGGGGGGGGLGAGAGAGGGGGGGSSGEHRPSRSGGDTSLDLTLILIIALGSVSFIFLLAMIVLAVRCQKEKKLNIYTCLASDCCLGCCCCCPCCSRQARARKKKLSKSDIMLVQSSNVPSNPAQGPVEESGSFGSHHHNQNYCYQVCLTPESAKTDLMFLKPCSPSRSTDAEHNPCGAIVTGYADQQPDIISNGSILSSETKHQRAELSYLVDRPRRVNSSAFQEADIVSSKDSGHGDSEQGDSDHDATNRGQSSGMDLFSNCTEECKALGHSDRCWMPSFVPSDGRQAADYRSNLHVPGMDSVPDTEVFETPEAQPGAERSFSTFGKEKALHNTLERKELDGLLSNTRAPYKPPYLTRKRIC
- the PCDH10 gene encoding protocadherin-10 isoform X4, whose protein sequence is MIVLFLFALLWMVEGALCQLHYTVQEEQEHGTFVGNIAEDLGLDITKLSARRFQTAPNSRSPYLELNLETGVLYVNEKIDREQICKQSPSCLLHLEVFLENPLELFRVEIEVLDINDNPPSFPEPDLTVEISESATPGTRFPLESAFDPDVGTNSLRTYEITPNSYFSLDVQTQGDGNRFAELVLDKPLDREQQAVHRYVLTAVDGGQPQQRTGTALLTVRVLDSNDNVPAFEQPVYTVSLPENSPPGTLVLQLNATDPDEGQNGEVIYSFSSHISARARELFGIAPRTGRLEVSGELDYEESSVYQVYVQAKDLGPNAVPAHCKVLVRVLDANDNAPEISFSTVKEAVSEAAAPGTVVALFSVSDRDSEENGQVTCELLQGDAPFRLKSSFKNYYTIVTEGPLDREQPGGDAYTLTVVARDRGQPPLSTSKSIQVRVSDVNDNAPRFSQPVYQVYVSENNVPGAYIYAVSATDRDQGANAQLSYSILESQIQGMSVFTYVSINSENGFLYALRSFDYEQLKEFSFQVEARDAGEEPQPLAGNATVHIVVVDQNDNAPAIVSPLPGRNGTPAREALPRGAEPGYLVSRVAAVDADDGENARLTYSILRGNEASLFRMDWRTGELRTARRVPAKRDPHRPYELVVEVRDHGQPPLSSTAAIQVVLVDGAAERPGGGGGGGGGGGLGAGAGAGGGGGGGSSGEHRPSRSGGDTSLDLTLILIIALGSVSFIFLLAMIVLAVRCQKEKKLNIYTCLASDCCLGCCCCCPCCSRQARARKKKLSKSDIMLVQSSNVPSNPAQGPVEESGSFGSHHHNQNYCYQVCLTPESAKTDLMFLKPCSPSRSTDAEHNPCGAIVTGYADQQPDIISNGSILSSETKHQRAELSYLVDRPRRVNSSAFQEADIVSSKDSGHGDSEQGDSDHDATNRGQSSGMDLFSNCTEECKALGHSDRCWMPSFVPSDGRQAADYRSNLHVPGMDSVPDTEVFETPEAQPGAERSFSTFGKEKALHNTLERKELDGLLSNTRAPYKPPYLSYQE
- the PCDH10 gene encoding protocadherin-10 isoform X2; this translates as MIVLFLFALLWMVEGALCQLHYTVQEEQEHGTFVGNIAEDLGLDITKLSARRFQTAPNSRSPYLELNLETGVLYVNEKIDREQICKQSPSCLLHLEVFLENPLELFRVEIEVLDINDNPPSFPEPDLTVEISESATPGTRFPLESAFDPDVGTNSLRTYEITPNSYFSLDVQTQGDGNRFAELVLDKPLDREQQAVHRYVLTAVDGGQPQQRTGTALLTVRVLDSNDNVPAFEQPVYTVSLPENSPPGTLVLQLNATDPDEGQNGEVIYSFSSHISARARELFGIAPRTGRLEVSGELDYEESSVYQVYVQAKDLGPNAVPAHCKVLVRVLDANDNAPEISFSTVKEAVSEAAAPGTVVALFSVSDRDSEENGQVTCELLQGDAPFRLKSSFKNYYTIVTEGPLDREQPGGDAYTLTVVARDRGQPPLSTSKSIQVRVSDVNDNAPRFSQPVYQVYVSENNVPGAYIYAVSATDRDQGANAQLSYSILESQIQGMSVFTYVSINSENGFLYALRSFDYEQLKEFSFQVEARDAGEEPQPLAGNATVHIVVVDQNDNAPAIVSPLPGRNGTPAREALPRGAEPGYLVSRVAAVDADDGENARLTYSILRGNEASLFRMDWRTGELRTARRVPAKRDPHRPYELVVEVRDHGQPPLSSTAAIQVVLVDGAAERPGGGGGGGGGGGLGAGAGAGGGGGGGSSGEHRPSRSGGDTSLDLTLILIIALGSVSFIFLLAMIVLAVRCQKEKKLNIYTCLASDCCLGCCCCCPCCSRQARARKKKLSKSDIMLVQSSNVPSNPAQGPVEESGSFGSHHHNQNYCYQVCLTPESAKTDLMFLKPCSPSRSTDAEHNPCGAIVTGYADQQPDIISNGSILSSETKHQRAELSYLVDRPRRVNSSAFQEADIVSSKDSGHGDSEQGDSDHDATNRGQSSGMDLFSNCTEECKALGHSDRCWMPSFVPSDGRQAADYRSNLHVPGMDSVPDTEVFETPEAQPGAERSFSTFGKEKALHNTLERKELDGLLSNTRAPYKPPYLTLAISGSQSGL